One Neoarius graeffei isolate fNeoGra1 chromosome 19, fNeoGra1.pri, whole genome shotgun sequence genomic region harbors:
- the tfap2a gene encoding transcription factor AP-2-alpha isoform X1, with protein MKMLWKLTDNIKYEDCEDRHDGTSNGTARLPQLGSVGQYSSAPPLSHTPNSDFQPPYFPPPYQPIYPQSQDPYSHVNDPYSINSLHAQPQPQHPAWPSQRQSQESGLLHQHRGLPHQLCREYRREVLLPSAHGIDTGLTDSIPIHGIPHSLDDVQHVEDQGIHIPDQTVIKKGPVSLSKNSSNVSAIPINKDGLFGGVVNPNEVFCSVPGRLSLLSSTSKYKVTVAEVQRRLSPPECLNASLLGGVLRRAKSKNGGRSLREKLDKIGLNLPAGRRKAANVTLLTSLVEGEAVHLARDFGYVCETEFPAKAVAEYVNRQHSDPNEQVQRKNMLLATKQICKEFTDLLSQDRSPLGNSRPQPILEPGIQSCLTHFSLISHGFGTPAVCAAVTALQNYLTEAIKAMDKMYLNNNPNSHSESGTKGGDKDEKHRK; from the exons ATGAAAATGCTTTGGAAATTAACTGATAATATTAAATATGAAGACTGCGAG GATCGTCACGACGGCACCAGCAACGGCACAGCCAGGCTACCTCAGCTGGGCAGCGTGGGTCAGTACAGCAGCGCACCGCCGCTCTCCCACACACCGAATTCGGACTTCCAGCCGCCGTACTTCCCGCCGCCCTACCAGCCCATCTACCCGCAGTCTCAGGACCCCTACTCACACGTGAACGATCCATACTCCATAAACTCGCTGCACGCACAGCCTCAGCCGCAGCATCCGGCCTGGCCGAGCCAGAGACAGAGCCAGGAAAGTggcctgctgcaccagcaccgtGGCCTGCCGCACCAGCTCTGCAGGGAGTACCGCCGGGAAGTGCTGCTGCCTTCGGCTCACGGCATTGACACTGGACTCACAGACTCGATCCCCATCCATGGAATACCTCATTCTTTAGACGATGTACAG CACGTTGAAGATCAAGGAATTCACATCCCTGACCAAACCGTAATCAAGAAAG GTCCAGTTTCGTTATCCAAGAACAGCAGCAACGTTTCGGCTATACCTATAAATAAGGATGGTCTTTTTGGCGGCGTGGTGAATCCAAACGAAGTTTTTTGTTCTGTTCCGGGTCGTCTGTCTCTTCTCAGCTCTACATCAAAGTACAAGGTCACAGTAGCGGAAGTGCAGAGACGCCTCTCGCCGCCTGAGTGCCTCAACGCCTCTTTGCTCGGTGGGGTGTTGAGAAG GGCAAAATCTAAAAATGGTGGAAGATCCCTACGAGAGAAACTGGACAAAATCGGATTAAATCTACCGGCAGGAAGACGCAAAGCAGCAAACGTTACTCTGCTGACGTCACTGGTAGAAG gcgAAGCTGTGCATCTTGCCAGAGATTTCGGATATGTATGCGAGACTGAATTCCCAGCCAAGGCAGTAGCTGAATATGTAAACCGTCAGCATTCCGACCCAAATGAACAagtccaaagaaaaaacatgctaCTGGCAACGAA ACAAATCTGCAAAGAATTCACCGACCTTCTGTCCCAAGACCGTTCGCCTCTGGGGAATTCACGCCCGCAGCCCATACTCGAACCGGGCATTCAGAGCTGTTTGACTCACTTCAGTCTCATTTCTCATGGATTCGGGACGCCGGCTGTGTGTGCGGCTGTCACCGCGCTACAGAACTATTTGACCGAGGCTATTAAAGCCATGGATAAAATGTACCTCAACAACAATCCCAACAGCCACTCTGAATCCGGCACTAAAGGTGGAGACAAAGACGAGAAGCACAGAAAATGA
- the tfap2a gene encoding transcription factor AP-2-alpha isoform X2, producing MQNEMASVLAGFSHESEDRHDGTSNGTARLPQLGSVGQYSSAPPLSHTPNSDFQPPYFPPPYQPIYPQSQDPYSHVNDPYSINSLHAQPQPQHPAWPSQRQSQESGLLHQHRGLPHQLCREYRREVLLPSAHGIDTGLTDSIPIHGIPHSLDDVQHVEDQGIHIPDQTVIKKGPVSLSKNSSNVSAIPINKDGLFGGVVNPNEVFCSVPGRLSLLSSTSKYKVTVAEVQRRLSPPECLNASLLGGVLRRAKSKNGGRSLREKLDKIGLNLPAGRRKAANVTLLTSLVEGEAVHLARDFGYVCETEFPAKAVAEYVNRQHSDPNEQVQRKNMLLATKQICKEFTDLLSQDRSPLGNSRPQPILEPGIQSCLTHFSLISHGFGTPAVCAAVTALQNYLTEAIKAMDKMYLNNNPNSHSESGTKGGDKDEKHRK from the exons ATGCAAAATGAAATGGCCTCAGTGCTTGCTGGATTTTCACACGAATCAGAG GATCGTCACGACGGCACCAGCAACGGCACAGCCAGGCTACCTCAGCTGGGCAGCGTGGGTCAGTACAGCAGCGCACCGCCGCTCTCCCACACACCGAATTCGGACTTCCAGCCGCCGTACTTCCCGCCGCCCTACCAGCCCATCTACCCGCAGTCTCAGGACCCCTACTCACACGTGAACGATCCATACTCCATAAACTCGCTGCACGCACAGCCTCAGCCGCAGCATCCGGCCTGGCCGAGCCAGAGACAGAGCCAGGAAAGTggcctgctgcaccagcaccgtGGCCTGCCGCACCAGCTCTGCAGGGAGTACCGCCGGGAAGTGCTGCTGCCTTCGGCTCACGGCATTGACACTGGACTCACAGACTCGATCCCCATCCATGGAATACCTCATTCTTTAGACGATGTACAG CACGTTGAAGATCAAGGAATTCACATCCCTGACCAAACCGTAATCAAGAAAG GTCCAGTTTCGTTATCCAAGAACAGCAGCAACGTTTCGGCTATACCTATAAATAAGGATGGTCTTTTTGGCGGCGTGGTGAATCCAAACGAAGTTTTTTGTTCTGTTCCGGGTCGTCTGTCTCTTCTCAGCTCTACATCAAAGTACAAGGTCACAGTAGCGGAAGTGCAGAGACGCCTCTCGCCGCCTGAGTGCCTCAACGCCTCTTTGCTCGGTGGGGTGTTGAGAAG GGCAAAATCTAAAAATGGTGGAAGATCCCTACGAGAGAAACTGGACAAAATCGGATTAAATCTACCGGCAGGAAGACGCAAAGCAGCAAACGTTACTCTGCTGACGTCACTGGTAGAAG gcgAAGCTGTGCATCTTGCCAGAGATTTCGGATATGTATGCGAGACTGAATTCCCAGCCAAGGCAGTAGCTGAATATGTAAACCGTCAGCATTCCGACCCAAATGAACAagtccaaagaaaaaacatgctaCTGGCAACGAA ACAAATCTGCAAAGAATTCACCGACCTTCTGTCCCAAGACCGTTCGCCTCTGGGGAATTCACGCCCGCAGCCCATACTCGAACCGGGCATTCAGAGCTGTTTGACTCACTTCAGTCTCATTTCTCATGGATTCGGGACGCCGGCTGTGTGTGCGGCTGTCACCGCGCTACAGAACTATTTGACCGAGGCTATTAAAGCCATGGATAAAATGTACCTCAACAACAATCCCAACAGCCACTCTGAATCCGGCACTAAAGGTGGAGACAAAGACGAGAAGCACAGAAAATGA
- the tfap2a gene encoding transcription factor AP-2-alpha isoform X3 — translation MLVHSFSAMDRHDGTSNGTARLPQLGSVGQYSSAPPLSHTPNSDFQPPYFPPPYQPIYPQSQDPYSHVNDPYSINSLHAQPQPQHPAWPSQRQSQESGLLHQHRGLPHQLCREYRREVLLPSAHGIDTGLTDSIPIHGIPHSLDDVQHVEDQGIHIPDQTVIKKGPVSLSKNSSNVSAIPINKDGLFGGVVNPNEVFCSVPGRLSLLSSTSKYKVTVAEVQRRLSPPECLNASLLGGVLRRAKSKNGGRSLREKLDKIGLNLPAGRRKAANVTLLTSLVEGEAVHLARDFGYVCETEFPAKAVAEYVNRQHSDPNEQVQRKNMLLATKQICKEFTDLLSQDRSPLGNSRPQPILEPGIQSCLTHFSLISHGFGTPAVCAAVTALQNYLTEAIKAMDKMYLNNNPNSHSESGTKGGDKDEKHRK, via the exons ATGTTAGTGCACAGTTTTTCCGCGATG GATCGTCACGACGGCACCAGCAACGGCACAGCCAGGCTACCTCAGCTGGGCAGCGTGGGTCAGTACAGCAGCGCACCGCCGCTCTCCCACACACCGAATTCGGACTTCCAGCCGCCGTACTTCCCGCCGCCCTACCAGCCCATCTACCCGCAGTCTCAGGACCCCTACTCACACGTGAACGATCCATACTCCATAAACTCGCTGCACGCACAGCCTCAGCCGCAGCATCCGGCCTGGCCGAGCCAGAGACAGAGCCAGGAAAGTggcctgctgcaccagcaccgtGGCCTGCCGCACCAGCTCTGCAGGGAGTACCGCCGGGAAGTGCTGCTGCCTTCGGCTCACGGCATTGACACTGGACTCACAGACTCGATCCCCATCCATGGAATACCTCATTCTTTAGACGATGTACAG CACGTTGAAGATCAAGGAATTCACATCCCTGACCAAACCGTAATCAAGAAAG GTCCAGTTTCGTTATCCAAGAACAGCAGCAACGTTTCGGCTATACCTATAAATAAGGATGGTCTTTTTGGCGGCGTGGTGAATCCAAACGAAGTTTTTTGTTCTGTTCCGGGTCGTCTGTCTCTTCTCAGCTCTACATCAAAGTACAAGGTCACAGTAGCGGAAGTGCAGAGACGCCTCTCGCCGCCTGAGTGCCTCAACGCCTCTTTGCTCGGTGGGGTGTTGAGAAG GGCAAAATCTAAAAATGGTGGAAGATCCCTACGAGAGAAACTGGACAAAATCGGATTAAATCTACCGGCAGGAAGACGCAAAGCAGCAAACGTTACTCTGCTGACGTCACTGGTAGAAG gcgAAGCTGTGCATCTTGCCAGAGATTTCGGATATGTATGCGAGACTGAATTCCCAGCCAAGGCAGTAGCTGAATATGTAAACCGTCAGCATTCCGACCCAAATGAACAagtccaaagaaaaaacatgctaCTGGCAACGAA ACAAATCTGCAAAGAATTCACCGACCTTCTGTCCCAAGACCGTTCGCCTCTGGGGAATTCACGCCCGCAGCCCATACTCGAACCGGGCATTCAGAGCTGTTTGACTCACTTCAGTCTCATTTCTCATGGATTCGGGACGCCGGCTGTGTGTGCGGCTGTCACCGCGCTACAGAACTATTTGACCGAGGCTATTAAAGCCATGGATAAAATGTACCTCAACAACAATCCCAACAGCCACTCTGAATCCGGCACTAAAGGTGGAGACAAAGACGAGAAGCACAGAAAATGA
- the bloc1s5 gene encoding biogenesis of lysosome-related organelles complex 1 subunit 5 isoform X2 yields the protein MDKIGHDVGDIQSRLLDHRPVLQGEIRYFVREFEEKRGFRECRLLENLNKLVTETDDQVLPRCTKIMQANLLDALGCLETVNHMMQRIQQRELETQQSIFLQEGMEKCKADCEDFLKEQARLKEEVDEEHVKAVSRLSTLYSEMKKDLAKFSRF from the exons ATGGATAAAATCGGTCACG ATGTTGGTGACATTCAGTCAAGGTTACTGGACCATAGGCCAGTTCTACAAGGAGAGATCAGGTACTTTGTAAGAGAATTTGAG GAGAAGCGGGGCTTTAGGGAGTGCCGTCTCCTAGAAAACCTGAATAAGTTGGTGACTGAGACCGATGACCAAGTGCTGCCCAGATGCACCAAGATCATGCAAGCGAATTTACTTGATGCTCTCGGTTGCT tgGAAACTGTAAATCATATGATGCAGAGAATCCAGCAGAGGGAGCTAGAAACCCAGCAG agcATATTTCTTCAGGAGGGAATGGAGAAGTGCAAAGCAGACTGTGAGGACTTCCTGAAGGAGCAGGCTCGGCTAAAAGAGGAAGTGGATGAAGAGCACGTGAAAGCTGTGAGCAGACTCAGTACCCTGTACAGCGAGATGAAGAAAGACCTTGCCAAGTTCTCACGCTTCTGA
- the bloc1s5 gene encoding biogenesis of lysosome-related organelles complex 1 subunit 5 isoform X1, whose translation MDKIGHADVGDIQSRLLDHRPVLQGEIRYFVREFEEKRGFRECRLLENLNKLVTETDDQVLPRCTKIMQANLLDALGCLETVNHMMQRIQQRELETQQSIFLQEGMEKCKADCEDFLKEQARLKEEVDEEHVKAVSRLSTLYSEMKKDLAKFSRF comes from the exons ATGGATAAAATCGGTCACG CAGATGTTGGTGACATTCAGTCAAGGTTACTGGACCATAGGCCAGTTCTACAAGGAGAGATCAGGTACTTTGTAAGAGAATTTGAG GAGAAGCGGGGCTTTAGGGAGTGCCGTCTCCTAGAAAACCTGAATAAGTTGGTGACTGAGACCGATGACCAAGTGCTGCCCAGATGCACCAAGATCATGCAAGCGAATTTACTTGATGCTCTCGGTTGCT tgGAAACTGTAAATCATATGATGCAGAGAATCCAGCAGAGGGAGCTAGAAACCCAGCAG agcATATTTCTTCAGGAGGGAATGGAGAAGTGCAAAGCAGACTGTGAGGACTTCCTGAAGGAGCAGGCTCGGCTAAAAGAGGAAGTGGATGAAGAGCACGTGAAAGCTGTGAGCAGACTCAGTACCCTGTACAGCGAGATGAAGAAAGACCTTGCCAAGTTCTCACGCTTCTGA